In Verrucomicrobiota bacterium, the genomic window CCCCTTCGGCGAAAACCGTTTTTGGATGCAGCTCCACGCGGCCTAAGACCGGCTTGCCGCTTTCGCCCTTCTCGAGAAACCCCACCGCCTCATCGGTGTAGCTTTCGAGCGTCAGCTTTTGCAGCGAGCAAAAGGCCAGGAAGGTCAGCATGTGGCAACTGGAGAGCGAAGCCACGAAGGCCTGCTCGGGATCGGGAATCTCTTCCTTGCCGAGATACTCCTTAGCGGCCGTCATGGGCAGCGATTGCCCATGTCCGAAATCCACGTCGTGTTCCCTAGGATATTCCTTGTAAGCGAAGGAAGCGTCTCCACGATTCCAGGTGAGGGTGGCTTGGTGCTTGGACATCCCTCCCTGTCTGTCGAAAGG contains:
- a CDS encoding OsmC family protein, with amino-acid sequence MSKHQATLTWNRGDASFAYKEYPREHDVDFGHGQSLPMTAAKEYLGKEEIPDPEQAFVASLSSCHMLTFLAFCSLQKLTLESYTDEAVGFLEKGESGKPVLGRVELHPKTVFAEGVEVSREKLEELHHKAHTECFLANSVKTKILTVLEGV